In Collimonas arenae, a single genomic region encodes these proteins:
- a CDS encoding PAAR domain-containing protein, with amino-acid sequence MINFILLGDKGDHPGSVVITASGCMFFDGRAVARKGDLITCPKCSLHPNPIIEGDETMMDGGVPIARHGHRAACGCRLISSLV; translated from the coding sequence ATGATTAATTTTATTTTATTGGGCGACAAGGGCGATCACCCCGGCAGCGTTGTGATTACTGCTTCCGGTTGCATGTTCTTTGATGGTCGTGCGGTAGCGCGCAAGGGCGATCTGATCACCTGCCCGAAATGCAGCCTGCATCCGAATCCGATCATCGAAGGCGATGAGACCATGATGGATGGCGGTGTGCCGATAGCGCGGCATGGCCATCGCGCGGCCTGCGGTTGCCGTCTGATATCGAGCCTGGTGTGA